TGGATCCTCCACAGGACAGCCATTCCACACCCTAACGGAGAAGAGAACCTTAAGGAGACTGACTCAAGACTTTGGGAGGAGGGGTGCCAATGGCTGGGGAGCGGAGATGGGTTTTCCCATTCCCCCAGAGGTCCCTGGGCCTCCTGTACAAGAGAGCATCCTGGATCTCTTAAGTGTGGGAAGCCATTTGGGGTCTTCTCAGTGTATGGTCCTTCTCCTGAGGTAGGTCCCTGCCTCTTTGCCCCTGTCCTGTCTCCAactaattatgtgtgtgtgtgtaaccatTGCATCAGGCCAGCCCCCTGTTTGGCTCTGCAGCCCTCTGGCCTGGGGTGCCACTGCTGATGAAAGCAGCGTCCCACCCACTGGAAGGCAAGGAGGGTTCCCCAGGGAGGACAGCCCTGAAGAGAAACACTCTGGGCGATATTGCATCTCCAGTCCCCTGGGATAGGCAGCTGCTGCTCTGCCTCTGggcttcctcctcccttccctgtaaGAGACTGGTGAGAACTTACCCATTCATTCCTAACAAATTATTTATCacacacttactatgtgccatgcatTTTAGGCCCAGGATACATCCATGAACAAGAAAATCTCTgctctcacagagcttacatttcAGTGGGAAAAGGTGCACGTGAACAAATACAAAAGTGCCGTGGAGAAAACCAAAGCATGGAAGGGTAGCGAATGCTCAGGGTGGGGGTTACAGTTTTACCTTGGGTGGCTAGGGATTCTTTCACTGAGGTGACATTTAAATGAGAGATCTAGAAAGAGGCAAGGGAGTAAACCCTACAGATATGTGGAAGGAAGAGCTTTGCAGGAGAAGGAACAAGAACAGAGGTCCTAAGGTGGGAGCATGGAAACAGGAGGCCAGCTGGCTGGACTTAAGAGGGAGAGTGGTCAATGAGAAATCCAGGGCAGGAAAGGAGTAGATTGTGCGAGGTCTGCTAAGCCATTTTAAGGACCTTAgcctttaatatttttgaaattggaAGTCATTGAACGGTTTTGAACAGAATGACAGGACCTGACTTAAGTTTTTAAAGGCTCACTCTGGCTGTTGTGAACAGACTTGGGGAGGGGTGGCAAGAGCAGAAACTGGGTAATCCAACAGAGAGGGTAGTAACTTGATCTAGACTGAAAACAATACAACTGGGTTTTTGAAGAATGAGTTTAGAAATTTAGCTGGTGGTTTGAATTGTGGGGTGTGAGAGAGGAATCAGGACAATACTAAGGCTTTTGGCTTAAGCAAGTAgagttgccatttactgagatggggaagaccaTGGAAGGGGAAGATGAGCAGAATTTGTCTTTGGACATATGAAGTCTGAGATGCCTTTTAGACATCCAAAAGGTGATCCTAGTAAGCAATTAGATAACCCAGTTGGAGGTCCCAGGAGAGATCAAGACTGGAAATGTGCATTTAGAGGATGTCAGTGTGTGAATGGAATTAGGAAAATACCACTTGATTTGTTGCCTTCCCTGTAGTCCAGTCCTTACCCTGGCAGGTTTGAGGCCTACCTTGAATTTAGAGAAAGTGGAGTTGGCCATGACTTTTCGATTATGTAATTGGGACCACAAATGTCAGCAACTAAAAATAAaggtcagggggcgcctgggtggctcattcgttaagcatctgacttcggctcaggtcatgatcccagggccctgggatcgagccctgcatcgggctccctgctcggcgggaagcctgcttctccctctcccactccccctgcttgtgttccctctctgtgtctctctgtcaaataaataaaatctttaaaaaaataaataaatatataaaggtcAGGCTCTCCTCTGTCCTTGAAAATGGCTGCAAAGACCATTGACTATCCACACCCTATAAGACAGGAAATGAGGAAAGACCAACAGGAGGCTGGAGATAAAAGGAGCTGCCTGCCTCCCTTCCAAAAATGGCTAACATCTATCTTTGATCCCCACAGTGTTCCAGAAGGAAGTGTATCTTCATACATCACCACACCTGAGAGCAGGTAAACTTCACCATCCCTTTCCCAAAACCAGTTCCGAGATGCTGCTTAGGGTCCTTGTACTGGGGTCCTAATAAGTTATGAAAACACCTAGAGAAGACAGGAGAGGAGGGTTTGAATTTGAGCAGCCTTTCCTGACAGGCCACATCCATCTTCCTGGCCTGCCCCTTAACTGGGTGACCAAATCACTATTCTTAGAGCATGTCCTAATTGAAAGCTGGATGAGTGAGCAGTCAGCCCCAACAAAGGTAATTGGTTGGTCTTACCAGACCTCAGTCCCCATCAAGGTTAGACTCACCCAAAGGCCTGCCCACACAGAGGGGAAAGGAACACAGGATGGTCTGATAATTGCCCCCTGGAAACTACCAACAGAGTTCCTCAAGAGAGGCTGAGGACTTTTACCAGGATCCCTTAAGAATGTATATTCTAGACCCATGCTTCTTCAAATGCCAGGCGAAAGCAGCAAAGAGGGAAGATTAGTATAGACCAATTGATACATTTTAAAGggccaaacagtaaatattttggatGCTGAGGTCTCCACTCTtacagcatgaaagcagccataaacaGTATGTAAATAAACGAATGTagttatgttccaataaaactttatctgcAAACAGGTACCAGGCCAGTTTGCCAACCTGTATAGATGATCTGACTGCTTTGTGGAGTTGTTCCGCTCCCACCCCTGACCCCCCATCCTGAGTATGTCCTTTTCCAGAGCCTGATCCAACTGCAGACATGGCAGCTGAGTCATTGCCTTTTTCCTTCGGGACACTGTCCAGCTGGGAGCTGGAAGCCTGGTATGAGGACCTGCAAGAGGTGCTGTCCTCAGATGAAAATGGGGGTACCTATGTTTCACCCCCTGGAAACAAGGAGGTGAGAATGCTATGCCTAAAGCTGGGTTGGGGGGGTAACTGCCCTTCCCTTCTCAACTAATATCCACCCTACCTTTCCTCATTCCCTTGAAGGAAGAATCAAAAACCTTCACCACTCTTGACCCTGCCTCTCTGGGTTGGCTGACTGAGGAGCCAGGACCAGCAGAGGTCACGAACACCTCCCAGAGCCCTTGCTCTCCAGATTCCAGTCAGAGCTCCCTGgctcaggaggaagaggaggaagaccacagaagaCCCAGGAAACGGAAACAGAGTGGCCAGTCCCCAGCTGGGGCT
The sequence above is drawn from the Neomonachus schauinslandi chromosome 5, ASM220157v2, whole genome shotgun sequence genome and encodes:
- the DDIT3 gene encoding DNA damage-inducible transcript 3 protein is translated as MAAESLPFSFGTLSSWELEAWYEDLQEVLSSDENGGTYVSPPGNKEEESKTFTTLDPASLGWLTEEPGPAEVTNTSQSPCSPDSSQSSLAQEEEEEDHRRPRKRKQSGQSPAGAGKQRMKEKEQENERKVAQLAEENERLKQEIERLTREVEATRRALIDRMVNLHQA